Proteins from a genomic interval of Pseudodesulfovibrio nedwellii:
- a CDS encoding GGDEF domain-containing protein, whose amino-acid sequence MSTEKHTTHRPKARYKAFYILSVLALAALFCVSFGVIYTLIVSPPDKPETMMRMVYLIMVGGFFILAAQALLILKRVMSVMDCDAVTAEEMAERLEQLAILDDLTKAYNRGKFESVTTRELANVRRYQHELSGIIFDVDNFKTINEDHGYSTGDRLLANLAHYVNGKLRNNDYLFRWRGGKFIILAPHTELDKAALVAEKLRQIVSHKLFGGKIKMSISLGVAQANAEDTTDTFMQRLQAALAGAKNSGKNRVAINKNDSSQS is encoded by the coding sequence ATGAGCACAGAAAAACACACGACACACAGGCCCAAAGCTCGATACAAGGCGTTCTACATTCTGAGCGTTCTGGCCCTCGCCGCCCTGTTCTGCGTCTCTTTCGGCGTCATATATACTCTCATAGTCTCTCCACCAGATAAACCGGAAACCATGATGCGCATGGTTTATCTGATCATGGTCGGAGGGTTCTTCATCCTCGCCGCCCAAGCCCTGCTTATTCTCAAACGCGTTATGTCAGTCATGGACTGCGATGCTGTTACAGCCGAAGAAATGGCAGAACGTCTCGAACAACTGGCCATTCTCGACGACCTGACCAAGGCCTACAATCGGGGCAAGTTTGAATCCGTTACCACGCGAGAACTTGCCAATGTACGCCGATACCAACACGAACTATCAGGTATAATTTTCGACGTGGACAACTTCAAAACCATCAACGAAGACCATGGCTACAGCACTGGCGACCGACTTCTGGCCAACTTGGCCCATTATGTCAATGGCAAGCTCAGAAACAACGACTATCTGTTCCGTTGGCGCGGCGGGAAATTCATCATCCTCGCTCCGCACACCGAACTAGACAAAGCCGCGTTGGTGGCAGAGAAACTCCGCCAAATAGTCTCTCATAAACTCTTTGGCGGAAAAATCAAAATGTCCATATCCCTTGGCGTAGCCCAAGCCAACGCCGAAGATACGACGGACACTTTCATGCAACGCCTTCAAGCCGCACTTGCAGGTGCAAAAAATTCTGGCAAAAACCGCGTCGCCATCAATAAGAATGACAGTTCACAGTCTTAA
- a CDS encoding branched-chain amino acid ABC transporter permease has translation MDLEFFIQQLINGITLGGVYALIALGYTMVYGIIQLINFAHGEFFAAGGYMGVILISYLAAQGLHPYACLAIALVLSMGYCALLAMAVEQLAYKPLRQASRLAALLAALGMSIFLQNGLMLTQGVYDKAYPTEITSGGFEWGLVSVSYMQIFIVALTAVLLVGLNVLVFKTRIGRAMRATSQDKIMSALVGINSNRIIAITFAIGAGLAAAAGIMVGLYYGSVNYSMGFVPGIKAFAAAVLGGIGNITGALVGGLIIGMVEIFAAGYISGEYKDVFAFIILIAVLYFRPTGIMGENVDDTRV, from the coding sequence ATGGATTTAGAATTTTTCATACAGCAGTTGATCAACGGTATCACCCTTGGCGGTGTCTATGCACTGATAGCCTTGGGGTATACCATGGTCTACGGCATCATTCAGCTCATCAACTTTGCTCACGGTGAATTTTTTGCTGCGGGTGGGTATATGGGCGTGATCCTGATTTCTTATCTGGCCGCGCAAGGCCTGCACCCATATGCCTGTCTGGCCATCGCGCTGGTTCTGTCCATGGGATACTGTGCTTTGCTTGCCATGGCCGTGGAGCAGCTCGCCTACAAGCCGCTCAGACAGGCCTCTCGACTGGCCGCGCTTCTGGCCGCGCTCGGTATGTCCATTTTTCTGCAAAATGGGCTTATGCTTACCCAGGGCGTCTATGACAAGGCATATCCCACGGAAATTACATCCGGTGGATTCGAATGGGGGCTGGTCTCAGTTTCCTATATGCAGATTTTCATTGTGGCCTTGACCGCAGTACTTCTGGTTGGGCTGAACGTGTTGGTCTTCAAGACCCGCATAGGACGTGCCATGCGTGCCACATCACAGGACAAGATCATGTCCGCGCTGGTAGGTATCAATTCCAACCGCATCATTGCTATTACTTTCGCCATCGGCGCGGGGTTGGCTGCGGCAGCGGGTATCATGGTCGGCCTGTATTATGGCTCGGTTAACTATTCCATGGGATTCGTTCCCGGAATCAAGGCTTTTGCCGCAGCCGTGCTCGGCGGTATCGGCAACATTACCGGCGCGCTTGTTGGCGGGCTGATTATCGGCATGGTTGAGATCTTTGCCGCCGGATACATTTCCGGTGAGTACAAGGATGTGTTCGCCTTCATTATTTTGATCGCCGTGCTGTATTTCCGACCCACCGGCATTATGGGAGAGAACGTTGACGATACGCGAGTCTAA
- a CDS encoding ABC transporter ATP-binding protein, with amino-acid sequence MADKTPILELKNVVSAYGRIQALKSISLKVYDGEIVSIIGANGAGKSTTLMTICNIIKAVEGDILYKGKRINDVGSEVLPTMGLCQVPEGRRIFPRLTVLENLDMGAFFRTDSSNIKEDVERVFDLFPKLRERRKQLGGTLSGGEQQMLAMARALMSRPKVLLLDEPSMGLAPLLVKQIFDIVKMINSQGVTVVLVEQNANLALQAAQRGYVLETGKVVMEDDAHKLLSNPDIRKAYLGE; translated from the coding sequence ATGGCGGATAAGACACCTATATTGGAATTGAAGAATGTGGTTTCGGCCTATGGTCGCATCCAGGCGTTGAAGAGTATCTCGCTCAAGGTCTATGATGGTGAGATCGTTTCCATCATTGGGGCTAACGGTGCCGGAAAGTCTACTACGTTGATGACGATCTGCAATATAATCAAGGCCGTGGAGGGCGATATCCTCTACAAAGGTAAACGCATTAACGACGTTGGGTCCGAAGTATTGCCCACCATGGGATTATGTCAGGTACCCGAGGGCCGTCGTATTTTTCCGCGTTTGACCGTGTTGGAGAATCTCGACATGGGCGCGTTTTTTCGCACTGACTCGTCGAATATCAAGGAAGACGTGGAGCGCGTGTTTGATTTGTTCCCGAAGCTTCGGGAGCGGCGCAAACAGCTCGGCGGCACTCTATCCGGTGGTGAGCAGCAAATGCTGGCCATGGCCCGTGCCCTTATGAGCCGTCCCAAAGTTTTGCTTTTGGATGAGCCGTCCATGGGGTTAGCCCCATTGCTCGTCAAGCAGATTTTCGACATCGTGAAGATGATAAACAGTCAAGGTGTGACCGTGGTGTTGGTTGAACAGAATGCCAATCTTGCTTTGCAGGCCGCACAGCGTGGGTATGTTTTGGAAACCGGTAAGGTGGTCATGGAGGACGACGCACACAAACTGCTGTCCAATCCTGATATCAGAAAGGCATATCTCGGCGAATAA
- a CDS encoding EAL domain-containing protein yields MPFNKRASIFKNTPARVILPSALMLFLFAGSIFFYFLPSLEHALMQSQKNVIKEITSSVIGSLAHLQTQVERGELTEEVAKTTAKEMVKTMRYGQDFKDYFWISDMNAIMVMHPYLPELDGQDLTDFQDMKGNPVFKNFAKTIREKGDGFVEYYWQWQDQPNQIAHKISYIREFKPWGWIIGTGLYTEDVAAKIATYRNRLAIVFLAILVVVTLLSLYIIQQMFLSEKKRSTIQNQRERLVRVLQESEERYRTIADFAYDWETWVDTNGSILYCSPACERITGYPPEKFFTTPELVRDIIIDEDLASWDAYCVKANTDHGDSLDFRITSAHGETRWLGVVGRAVSGIGGKPLGIRFSFRDITDRKLMEDQLRHQALHDPLTNLANRTLCLDRIEQAMHRAKRRENYFFAVVFLDLDRFKIINDSLGHRFGDMVLTETGVRLSEEMRGLDTVSRFGGDEFVLLLDELSSPGEAIRIIKRIREKMSKPFRFSGSEVQTTASFGIVLSPVIDIKPADVLQHANIAMHRAKEAGRNRFKVFTERMLETAVDQLTLENDMRRGLKSNEFHLAYQPILNLDNSDLIGFEALARWSHPRRGNIPPSEFIPMAEESGLIIQLGEWVLRKALETLAQWREKSPGAENVYMSVNLSSKQFTRLELDKMVVKALKDHDLPPSCLQLEITESAIMDNTESAIRSLHRLRKAGIHFSIDDFGTGYSSLSQLQQLPVDTLKVDRAFISRMKTDPENMEIVRAVIALAHSLELNVIAEGVEDPDQLCSLMDLNCQCVQGFFFHEPMTNTKALELIERRSNKGSGTSKNKLEQAKRDCKKDKGNK; encoded by the coding sequence ATGCCATTCAACAAGCGCGCCTCGATCTTCAAAAACACGCCTGCTCGCGTCATCCTCCCTTCCGCTCTTATGCTTTTCCTTTTTGCTGGGTCCATTTTCTTCTATTTTCTGCCTTCTCTGGAACACGCTCTCATGCAATCCCAAAAGAACGTTATCAAGGAAATAACCAGTTCTGTCATTGGTTCGTTAGCCCACCTTCAAACCCAGGTTGAACGAGGCGAACTGACTGAAGAAGTCGCAAAAACAACGGCTAAAGAAATGGTCAAGACCATGCGATACGGCCAAGACTTCAAAGATTATTTCTGGATATCCGACATGAACGCCATCATGGTCATGCATCCGTACCTTCCAGAACTGGATGGTCAGGACCTCACGGATTTTCAGGACATGAAAGGCAACCCCGTCTTCAAAAATTTCGCAAAAACCATCCGAGAAAAAGGCGACGGATTTGTCGAATACTACTGGCAGTGGCAGGATCAACCAAACCAAATTGCCCACAAGATTTCTTATATCCGCGAATTCAAACCATGGGGATGGATTATCGGGACAGGGCTCTATACCGAGGACGTTGCGGCTAAAATCGCAACATACCGAAACAGACTCGCAATTGTTTTCCTTGCCATCCTCGTGGTCGTCACCCTGCTCTCCTTATACATCATTCAACAAATGTTCCTGTCTGAAAAGAAACGATCCACCATTCAGAATCAACGGGAACGTCTGGTCCGCGTCCTCCAAGAGAGTGAAGAAAGATACCGAACCATCGCGGACTTCGCATATGATTGGGAAACCTGGGTCGATACCAACGGCTCCATCCTATACTGCTCTCCTGCCTGCGAACGCATCACCGGATATCCCCCTGAAAAATTCTTCACCACCCCGGAACTTGTCCGTGACATCATTATTGATGAAGATCTGGCATCTTGGGATGCATACTGCGTCAAAGCCAACACCGACCACGGGGATTCTCTGGATTTTCGCATCACATCAGCACACGGCGAAACTCGTTGGCTCGGAGTGGTAGGCAGGGCTGTATCCGGTATCGGGGGCAAGCCGCTGGGCATCCGATTCAGCTTTCGGGACATAACAGATCGCAAACTCATGGAAGACCAACTCCGACATCAAGCGCTGCATGATCCATTGACCAACCTGGCCAACCGCACACTCTGCCTGGACCGCATCGAACAAGCCATGCACAGAGCTAAACGGCGAGAAAATTATTTTTTTGCTGTCGTCTTTCTGGACCTTGATCGTTTCAAGATCATCAATGACTCACTAGGGCATCGCTTCGGGGACATGGTCCTGACTGAAACAGGTGTACGACTGTCTGAAGAAATGCGAGGGCTGGACACTGTTTCCCGATTCGGCGGAGATGAATTCGTCCTGCTTCTCGATGAACTCTCCAGTCCCGGCGAAGCCATACGAATTATCAAACGCATCCGTGAAAAAATGTCCAAACCCTTCCGTTTCAGCGGCAGCGAAGTACAGACAACAGCCAGTTTTGGCATTGTTCTCAGCCCCGTGATCGACATCAAACCGGCTGATGTACTTCAACATGCAAACATTGCCATGCACCGCGCCAAAGAAGCAGGACGTAATCGATTCAAGGTCTTTACCGAACGCATGCTGGAAACTGCAGTAGACCAACTGACACTCGAAAACGATATGCGTCGCGGACTTAAATCCAACGAATTTCATCTGGCCTACCAACCCATTTTGAATCTGGACAACTCCGACCTGATAGGCTTTGAAGCATTAGCCAGATGGAGTCACCCTAGGCGAGGCAATATTCCACCGTCAGAGTTCATCCCCATGGCTGAAGAATCAGGACTTATTATCCAACTCGGCGAGTGGGTGTTGCGTAAGGCGCTGGAAACTCTCGCTCAATGGCGTGAAAAATCACCTGGCGCAGAGAATGTCTATATGTCCGTCAATCTCTCAAGCAAACAATTCACCCGGCTCGAGCTCGATAAGATGGTCGTCAAGGCGTTGAAAGACCACGACCTTCCACCATCATGCCTCCAACTGGAAATCACTGAGTCAGCCATCATGGATAACACGGAATCCGCCATTCGCTCGCTCCACCGTTTGCGCAAGGCTGGCATCCACTTTTCCATTGACGACTTTGGCACAGGGTATTCTTCACTGTCACAGCTTCAACAATTGCCGGTCGACACACTCAAAGTGGACCGCGCCTTTATTTCTCGCATGAAAACAGACCCCGAGAATATGGAGATCGTCCGCGCCGTTATTGCTTTGGCTCATTCTCTTGAATTGAACGTCATTGCCGAGGGCGTTGAAGACCCAGACCAGCTCTGTTCACTCATGGATCTAAATTGCCAATGCGTTCAAGGATTTTTCTTCCATGAACCCATGACCAACACAAAAGCTCTGGAACTCATTGAACGACGGAGTAATAAAGGGAGTGGGACTTCTAAAAATAAATTGGAACAAGCCAAACGGGACTGCAAAAAGGACAAAGGAAATAAGTAA
- a CDS encoding ABC transporter permease subunit, translating to MTIRESKKLWIGCGVGLIWFLILLWPLLGITPEGLEFGKTFKVFGYVAVAAVFIMFFYQVKEAGHLDMVGTPLKSATGVLGQAYEKTPRWILLTIVLALAIIFPLVTGRYAHDVSISVLIYICLGLGLNIVVGLAGLLDLGYIAFYGVGAYTYALMSLHFGLSFWLCLPISALTAAIAGCIIGYPTLRMRGDYLAIVTLGFGEIVRLILNNWMALTNGPNGILSIPRPELFGFNFKPLWSMYYVILAIAVFTILAVYRLNYSRIGRAWEAIREDETAAELMGVNTFLLKLLAYAMGATFAGFAGAFFAARMKFVGPESFSFLESAMVLAMVVLGGMGSIPGVILGVLALVALPEMFRGLELYRMLVFGGVMTLMMLIRPAGIWPAKRVGRRSEEAE from the coding sequence TTGACGATACGCGAGTCTAAAAAATTATGGATAGGCTGCGGTGTCGGCCTGATCTGGTTTCTCATTCTGCTGTGGCCGTTGCTCGGTATCACTCCAGAGGGACTGGAATTCGGCAAGACGTTCAAGGTCTTCGGCTATGTGGCTGTGGCTGCTGTCTTCATCATGTTCTTCTATCAGGTCAAGGAAGCCGGTCATCTGGATATGGTGGGCACGCCCCTCAAGTCCGCAACTGGAGTTTTGGGGCAGGCCTATGAGAAAACACCTCGTTGGATTTTGCTGACCATTGTCCTTGCTCTTGCCATCATTTTCCCGTTGGTCACTGGCCGGTATGCTCACGATGTGTCCATTTCCGTGCTTATTTATATCTGTCTCGGACTTGGTTTGAATATTGTTGTCGGTTTGGCCGGTCTGCTCGATCTTGGATATATCGCCTTTTATGGCGTCGGTGCATATACCTATGCCCTCATGAGCCTGCATTTCGGGCTGTCGTTCTGGCTGTGTCTGCCCATATCCGCACTGACTGCTGCCATTGCCGGTTGTATAATCGGGTATCCGACACTGCGTATGCGTGGCGATTATCTGGCTATCGTCACCCTCGGATTCGGTGAGATCGTCCGGCTTATCCTGAACAACTGGATGGCACTGACAAATGGTCCAAATGGTATATTGTCCATTCCTCGCCCTGAGCTGTTCGGTTTCAATTTCAAACCGCTTTGGTCCATGTATTATGTCATTCTGGCTATCGCGGTATTCACCATTCTTGCGGTATATCGGTTGAACTATTCGCGCATCGGGCGTGCCTGGGAAGCCATTCGTGAGGATGAGACGGCTGCGGAACTTATGGGTGTGAATACGTTTCTTCTGAAGCTTTTGGCGTATGCCATGGGTGCAACATTCGCCGGGTTTGCTGGTGCCTTTTTTGCCGCGCGTATGAAATTTGTGGGACCTGAGTCCTTTTCCTTTCTGGAATCCGCAATGGTGCTCGCCATGGTTGTGCTTGGTGGCATGGGGTCCATCCCGGGTGTTATCCTCGGCGTTCTTGCCTTGGTGGCTTTACCTGAGATGTTCAGAGGGCTGGAGTTATACCGAATGCTCGTGTTCGGTGGTGTCATGACTCTTATGATGCTTATTCGTCCGGCTGGTATCTGGCCTGCAAAACGTGTCGGACGCCGTTCCGAAGAAGCGGAGTAA